A window of Paenibacillus polygoni contains these coding sequences:
- a CDS encoding lysozyme inhibitor LprI family protein — translation MKGKILLLFFVMIMFTSCQKNSQSITLNSETNSTMNSELEITEGQLEPSNNEVLSMSIGNYDLKGEFYDEMLRNPIDHDYEVDFNEFQNSKKIITTLEWGALESKYIEIWDKELNQIYKKLLSKLDREPRESLIESQKDWLQYHLRETKFVEKTFITNGYLGSKGSVSLSTVIRERIRERTMQLFEYRYLLDGEVEFVYQSEK, via the coding sequence ATGAAAGGTAAAATATTATTATTATTTTTTGTTATGATAATGTTTACATCTTGTCAAAAAAATAGTCAGTCGATTACGTTAAACAGCGAAACCAATTCAACAATGAATTCTGAACTGGAAATAACGGAAGGTCAATTAGAACCTTCTAACAATGAAGTGCTATCCATGAGCATTGGGAACTATGATTTGAAAGGAGAATTTTATGATGAAATGCTCCGAAATCCTATAGATCATGATTATGAAGTGGATTTTAATGAATTTCAAAATTCCAAAAAGATTATCACAACATTGGAATGGGGGGCGTTGGAAAGCAAATATATAGAGATTTGGGATAAAGAATTGAATCAAATATATAAAAAGCTTCTTTCTAAGTTGGATAGAGAACCAAGAGAATCACTAATTGAATCGCAGAAAGATTGGCTACAGTACCACTTAAGGGAAACAAAATTTGTAGAGAAGACATTTATTACGAATGGTTACCTTGGATCCAAAGGATCGGTAAGCCTAAGCACGGTTATACGGGAGAGAATTAGGGAAAGAACAATGCAATTATTTGAATATCGATATTTGCTAGATGGTGAAGTTGAGTTTGTATACCAAAGTGAAAAATAG
- a CDS encoding DinB family protein, producing MDGNNQFKIMDITGMNHQISQLVSMMNYARFTTINAVQGLTIDELDYLEDPNSNTIGALLLHIAAVEIGFQIEIFDNRTPNEEELKEWLAAYELGEKGRNEIRGNSLDYYVNKLEQVRLRTLKEFRQKDDNWLYEERKWSGLPSNNYFIWFHVFEDEINHRGQIRWLRQRLPRPIVK from the coding sequence ATGGATGGAAACAATCAATTTAAGATTATGGATATAACGGGAATGAATCATCAAATTAGTCAACTCGTATCAATGATGAACTATGCAAGATTTACAACAATTAATGCAGTTCAAGGGCTAACGATTGATGAACTTGATTATTTAGAAGATCCAAATAGTAATACGATTGGTGCTTTACTGCTTCATATAGCTGCGGTTGAGATTGGTTTTCAAATTGAGATTTTTGATAATAGAACACCAAATGAGGAAGAATTAAAAGAATGGCTTGCAGCTTATGAACTAGGCGAAAAGGGACGGAATGAAATTAGAGGTAATTCTCTTGATTACTATGTAAACAAGCTTGAACAAGTACGCCTTAGAACTCTAAAAGAATTTAGACAAAAAGATGATAATTGGCTTTATGAAGAGCGGAAATGGTCTGGATTACCTTCAAATAATTATTTCATTTGGTTTCATGTATTTGAGGATGAAATAAATCATCGGGGACAAATCAGATGGTTAAGACAGAGACTTCCTAGGCCAATTGTAAAATGA
- a CDS encoding phosphotransferase enzyme family protein, giving the protein MPNTNYVEISKKALKEYDLNDYEIEYIGHSGNVVYCVNETDSTRKFSLRIHESRSQGFEEMWSTKESIHSEVTWLDALSRASDIVVPKPIYNQNNNLITEVNHCDKVMYCTLLTWVDGEQKPYVPTAKDAGKVGTMIGKLHFESSKWIVPYGFSRPTFDEHKLDKSLERIQIAIENGTLIKSGETLILAGQKAKNIIINLEKTNINWGVIHADLIPSNYIFHNDIVSPIDFGACGFGFYLFDLGWTFSYIHPSFRESLLKCYSNVFPLPSNYESLLETFFIAGQLDTLGFWLGMPDSNEWLEGHISSLVSREFSRYLSNESFLYTGTPYWE; this is encoded by the coding sequence TTGCCAAATACTAATTATGTTGAAATCTCTAAGAAAGCTTTGAAAGAGTATGATCTCAATGATTATGAGATTGAGTATATTGGTCATAGCGGAAATGTCGTATATTGTGTTAACGAAACGGATAGTACTAGAAAGTTTTCTCTTAGAATTCATGAATCACGATCCCAGGGATTTGAAGAGATGTGGAGTACAAAGGAGTCTATTCATTCTGAAGTGACATGGTTAGATGCTCTTTCTAGAGCAAGTGATATAGTAGTTCCAAAACCAATATATAACCAAAATAATAATCTGATTACCGAAGTTAATCATTGCGACAAGGTTATGTATTGTACTTTATTAACTTGGGTTGATGGGGAACAAAAGCCATATGTTCCGACTGCTAAAGATGCAGGTAAAGTCGGGACGATGATTGGAAAGCTCCATTTTGAATCTAGTAAATGGATCGTTCCATATGGATTTTCACGACCGACTTTCGATGAACATAAACTCGATAAATCATTGGAACGAATTCAAATTGCCATTGAGAATGGTACTCTAATTAAGAGTGGAGAAACACTTATTTTAGCAGGACAAAAAGCGAAGAACATTATAATAAATCTTGAAAAAACAAATATTAATTGGGGAGTAATCCATGCTGATTTAATACCTTCTAACTATATATTTCACAATGATATAGTTAGCCCTATTGATTTCGGTGCTTGTGGTTTTGGATTTTATTTATTTGATCTTGGGTGGACATTTTCATATATTCATCCTTCATTTAGAGAAAGTTTATTGAAATGTTATTCAAACGTATTCCCATTACCGTCAAACTATGAATCGTTACTTGAAACATTTTTTATTGCAGGTCAATTAGATACCTTAGGTTTTTGGTTAGGGATGCCTGATTCTAATGAATGGTTGGAAGGTCACATAAGTAGTCTAGTAAGTAGAGAATTTAGTAGATATTTAAGTAATGAGTCATTTCTATATACAGGCACACCCTATTGGGAATAG
- a CDS encoding GNAT family N-acetyltransferase translates to MDVGKLFESSHTFETDRLIIRRLTPEYALEYFEIASSPIVSAETIWNRHQTLEDTIGYLQRVSNRFEKKEEIHWGIIYKETDKLVGRTGLIMIDSEHEKAELGYVISNQYWNQGIATEATYPILEYAFNEVGFNRIEARCRTNNVGSYRVMEKLGFVFEGVLRKQLKIKGKFMDQKLYSILKEEFISK, encoded by the coding sequence ATGGATGTAGGAAAGTTATTTGAATCTTCACATACGTTTGAAACAGATCGATTGATAATCAGGAGATTAACACCAGAATATGCATTGGAGTACTTCGAAATTGCCTCGAGCCCAATCGTTTCTGCAGAAACGATCTGGAATAGACATCAAACATTGGAAGACACCATTGGCTACCTTCAAAGGGTTTCGAATCGATTCGAGAAAAAAGAAGAGATTCATTGGGGAATTATATACAAAGAAACTGATAAATTGGTCGGACGAACGGGGCTAATAATGATTGATTCAGAGCATGAAAAGGCTGAATTAGGATATGTTATTTCAAATCAATATTGGAATCAGGGAATTGCAACAGAAGCTACATATCCAATCCTTGAATATGCATTTAATGAGGTTGGCTTTAATAGGATTGAAGCCAGATGTCGTACCAACAATGTTGGTTCGTATAGGGTAATGGAAAAGCTAGGATTCGTATTTGAAGGGGTACTAAGAAAGCAGTTAAAGATAAAAGGGAAATTTATGGATCAAAAGTTGTACTCTATCCTGAAGGAAGAGTTCATTAGCAAATAA
- a CDS encoding DUF1572 family protein: MDISSLIFAQLVGKFEEIRDTLKKGLNQLDDDEVNYRPNYESNTIANLVVHIEGNILQRIGTGIHGYQDERSRENEFSRELYVTKDELLNRIDHSFAFLIESTKKLQYEDLLREIEVRGKPRTIYEVLQQCASHYSEHLGQILYISKICLGSSYKTTSIYKKTF, encoded by the coding sequence ATGGATATTAGCTCATTAATATTTGCTCAATTAGTAGGAAAATTTGAAGAAATTAGAGATACTCTGAAAAAGGGGTTAAATCAATTAGACGATGATGAAGTGAATTATCGTCCTAATTATGAGAGTAATACAATAGCAAATTTGGTTGTTCATATAGAAGGGAATATTCTTCAAAGAATTGGAACAGGTATCCATGGATATCAGGATGAGAGATCTAGAGAAAATGAATTTAGCAGAGAATTGTATGTTACAAAGGACGAGTTATTAAACAGAATTGACCATTCATTTGCGTTTTTAATTGAAAGTACAAAAAAATTGCAATATGAGGATCTATTAAGAGAAATAGAAGTACGAGGAAAACCAAGAACAATATATGAGGTTTTACAACAGTGTGCGTCTCATTATTCCGAACACCTTGGTCAAATTCTTTATATATCCAAAATATGTTTAGGATCATCATATAAAACAACTTCAATTTATAAGAAGACATTTTGA
- a CDS encoding class I SAM-dependent methyltransferase, which produces MENKETFNFIAREYERYRPTYPNEMFDDILNYSNIKNDEKILEIGCGTGQATGGFVHKDFKNITCIELGDKLAHFTTDKFKSVNTIKVVNTSFEDWDGSGSPYKLAVSGTAFHFIEPEFGYRKVWELLEDTGSIAFFWTVHVPLFDVVNNEIRSHYQELAPHLDDSKYKLPEETVYERKMITEKTGIFTNIIVKEYSQTQSHTSNDFVSLLNTNSRHRQLSKPVKSTLLEKIKKTIDKAGGYVNKEHRVALFLGKKLT; this is translated from the coding sequence ATGGAAAACAAAGAAACTTTCAATTTCATTGCCAGGGAATATGAACGATATAGACCCACATATCCTAATGAAATGTTTGATGATATTTTAAATTACTCGAATATTAAGAACGATGAAAAGATACTTGAAATTGGTTGTGGAACAGGACAAGCAACTGGGGGATTTGTACACAAAGATTTTAAAAATATTACCTGTATTGAACTAGGTGATAAATTAGCTCATTTTACCACGGACAAATTTAAATCAGTAAATACGATTAAAGTAGTAAATACATCATTTGAAGATTGGGACGGTTCAGGCAGTCCTTATAAACTTGCTGTGTCAGGCACCGCATTCCATTTTATTGAACCTGAATTCGGCTACAGAAAAGTGTGGGAACTCCTTGAAGATACAGGATCCATTGCTTTCTTTTGGACAGTGCATGTCCCACTTTTCGATGTTGTAAACAATGAAATAAGATCACATTATCAAGAGCTAGCACCGCATTTAGATGATTCAAAGTATAAATTGCCTGAAGAAACTGTATATGAGAGAAAGATGATTACTGAGAAAACTGGAATTTTTACAAACATTATCGTGAAAGAATATAGTCAAACTCAATCACATACCAGTAATGATTTTGTCTCATTATTAAATACAAATTCAAGACACAGACAACTATCTAAACCAGTAAAAAGCACTTTGCTAGAGAAGATAAAAAAGACTATTGATAAAGCAGGTGGATATGTAAATAAAGAACATAGAGTTGCACTTTTTTTGGGGAAGAAGTTGACATGA
- a CDS encoding CPBP family intramembrane glutamic endopeptidase → MPIHYEKALPIFGFLILVYIVSSRFSGYNPIGEYNIVNFIITYPIVEEFIFRGLILPNLEQVFVSSKIIQILYMPVTTPVIVSAILFAICHLQYYKLSAQSIRFIINAFLGGILLGAITVMTQSILFALILHIVFNSFSVIFAKRMSKNTIRNS, encoded by the coding sequence ATGCCTATTCATTATGAGAAGGCACTGCCCATATTCGGATTTCTTATCTTGGTGTATATCGTATCATCTCGCTTCTCGGGATATAATCCGATTGGAGAGTATAATATAGTAAATTTTATTATTACTTATCCAATAGTAGAGGAATTTATTTTTAGAGGATTGATATTGCCAAATTTAGAGCAGGTCTTTGTCTCATCCAAAATTATACAAATTCTTTATATGCCTGTAACAACTCCAGTTATTGTTTCTGCGATTCTCTTCGCAATCTGTCACTTACAGTATTATAAATTATCAGCGCAAAGTATCAGATTTATAATTAATGCTTTCTTGGGTGGGATTTTGTTAGGTGCCATCACTGTGATGACACAATCGATATTGTTTGCGCTCATATTACATATTGTATTTAATTCATTTTCCGTGATTTTTGCAAAGAGAATGTCAAAAAACACTATTCGAAATTCATGA
- a CDS encoding histidine phosphatase family protein, with product MKTIIYMVRHAESPYTEGNERTRGLTLDGKLNAEKITEILKEEGINVIISSPYVRAILTLEGLAKELELDIQIFEDLRERHFSDYMISHEEFMPAMTKMFEDPDYALPGGESNMICQNRSVAVLKNILEVHKGKKVAMGTHGNVMTLMMNYFDSDYGFDFMNQVKKPDIYKLQFKDLTLEKVTRLWKDQLI from the coding sequence ATGAAGACCATTATTTATATGGTTAGACATGCCGAGTCACCATATACAGAAGGAAATGAAAGAACTAGAGGGCTTACCTTAGATGGAAAGCTGAATGCAGAGAAAATAACGGAAATATTAAAGGAAGAAGGAATAAACGTTATTATTTCAAGTCCTTATGTTCGAGCAATTCTAACACTGGAAGGTTTGGCCAAAGAGTTAGAGTTAGATATTCAAATTTTTGAGGATCTAAGGGAAAGGCATTTTTCAGACTATATGATTTCTCACGAAGAATTTATGCCCGCTATGACGAAGATGTTTGAAGACCCTGACTATGCATTGCCAGGAGGAGAATCAAACATGATCTGTCAGAATCGTTCAGTTGCAGTTTTAAAGAATATCTTAGAGGTACATAAAGGAAAGAAGGTTGCTATGGGAACACACGGGAATGTAATGACATTGATGATGAATTATTTTGACTCAGATTACGGATTTGATTTCATGAATCAAGTAAAGAAACCAGACATTTATAAATTACAATTTAAAGACCTGACTTTAGAAAAAGTAACAAGACTATGGAAAGACCAATTAATTTGA
- a CDS encoding GNAT family N-acetyltransferase, whose translation MMLKISAVSYEDKLILQNLIQLYRYDSSEYDGHVLNKHGLYQYKYLDHQWTDEYRRTFFIYKDEELAGFALIMLGVPREFVKLSDVQETNVMSDFFVLRKYRGQGVGKQAAFDIFDKYPAAWEIRQTQRNHPANQFWNKVINEHTNGSYKEEYLNGSWDGPVQCFQSNKYD comes from the coding sequence ATGATGCTTAAGATTTCAGCTGTTTCATATGAAGATAAGTTGATTCTACAAAACTTAATTCAACTATATAGATATGATTCTAGTGAGTATGATGGCCATGTGCTTAATAAACATGGACTATACCAATATAAATATTTGGACCATCAGTGGACAGACGAATACAGACGTACATTTTTTATATATAAAGATGAAGAATTAGCTGGGTTTGCTCTTATTATGCTTGGAGTACCGAGGGAGTTTGTTAAGCTAAGTGATGTTCAAGAAACTAATGTGATGAGTGACTTTTTTGTTTTACGGAAATACAGGGGACAGGGTGTAGGAAAGCAGGCAGCATTTGATATATTTGATAAGTATCCAGCCGCTTGGGAGATCAGACAAACACAGCGAAACCATCCAGCGAATCAATTCTGGAATAAAGTAATAAATGAACATACAAATGGGTCGTATAAAGAAGAGTATTTAAATGGAAGTTGGGACGGTCCTGTGCAGTGTTTTCAAAGTAATAAGTATGATTAG
- a CDS encoding cytoplasmic protein encodes MFYRRKLYIVNNDFVEILNKHFIETNLPNQLRNGARLVGRWMAPSSETTTEIFAIWEYDSYEKYEEIERNIRSNSEHLKKINDWYERHGGRERIFKECVIQVKNEELISTLLD; translated from the coding sequence ATGTTTTATAGAAGAAAATTATATATAGTTAACAATGATTTCGTAGAAATTCTTAACAAACATTTCATAGAAACCAATTTACCGAATCAATTGCGTAATGGAGCTCGTTTAGTCGGAAGATGGATGGCTCCAAGTTCTGAGACAACAACAGAAATATTCGCTATCTGGGAATATGACAGCTATGAAAAATATGAAGAAATCGAACGGAATATCAGAAGCAATAGTGAACACCTGAAGAAAATTAACGATTGGTATGAACGCCATGGCGGCAGAGAACGCATATTTAAGGAATGTGTCATTCAAGTAAAAAATGAAGAACTCATTTCAACATTATTAGACTGA